From a region of the Brevibacterium siliguriense genome:
- a CDS encoding glycosyltransferase, with protein sequence MKDADIKKRQASLDTRIRELKATRARQKSLEVHTQSDYFIDGLFGRHPYIDLADSREEYLERHRSFAAPVETKISALVEKAQQLPRTSGQHWDPRRKLRIGIIADRFLFDSLKDAAHVVPISPETYEQDMADTDLLLITSAWRGLDDEWFNIALSGSPARQVLESQVVPFARENEIPIAFYSKEDPPNYEQFAPLAKFADHVFTSAVECVPRYREYLHHQVPVTVLPFAVNFVHHHPLGSMRHSGREFVFAGSWFEHKYPERKSSAQRIFDGLLSAGADLTIVDRNLELDTEKFAKAERYLFPERYLPHLHRPIDHETLLDLQRLLPVGINLNSVVNSQSMYANRIIELQAMGTFIVSNYNAGVNSLYPQVCMPDSSLDMKQTYRALTQRSIRQAQVAGIRAAFTANTAFDRIDTIAEEMGLDSGSPDHTVYITGLAESDFEDFRRIQSYAGPMAALPNGSDRVAGADGDVVINLTGHSDFGHHLVQDAVNAFRFTDVDEVRILPIDTAEPLYEFVGPVDSDQQITATWCPVGSHLGDGVGPERTTLAIASDLVLERAETIDVTVEPEISVIVPVYNNGPHLKFKCFESLRRSSIFDRCEILLVDDGSTDIETPAILDELDRAYPNVRVHRFPAGGSGSASRPRNKGLELTRAPYVTYLDPDNEQTNDGFALLLEMVEEHGYDFAIGNMMRFKHNRIMIKNAGILRPVVGDDGVLEDNALSRVNFQPMSIQALVADTQWLKGLGIYQPIGAVGQDSYFFQQMLFHANRIGLTPTPIHTYYAAVTNSTVNAINPHFYEKYLPLEEDRSAWLREVGLLEDYNAKRLEQFVKGWFVQKLAFAAEEDKDECMNLIRRLTHFYGKTTWKDSELAELHSVPHV encoded by the coding sequence ATGAAGGACGCCGATATCAAGAAGCGGCAGGCCTCTCTTGACACCCGAATCAGGGAGCTGAAGGCAACCCGCGCTCGTCAGAAGTCACTCGAGGTACACACGCAGTCTGACTATTTCATCGACGGTCTGTTCGGACGGCACCCCTACATCGATCTGGCTGATTCGCGTGAGGAGTACCTCGAGCGCCATCGCTCCTTCGCCGCCCCAGTCGAAACCAAGATCTCGGCCCTCGTCGAAAAAGCTCAGCAGCTGCCGAGAACTTCGGGGCAGCATTGGGATCCTCGACGGAAGCTGCGCATCGGCATCATCGCCGACCGGTTCCTCTTCGACTCGCTCAAGGACGCGGCTCATGTGGTGCCGATCAGTCCTGAGACCTATGAGCAGGACATGGCGGACACCGACCTGCTGCTCATCACCTCTGCCTGGCGCGGCCTCGACGACGAATGGTTCAACATCGCACTGTCCGGTTCGCCGGCACGCCAGGTTCTCGAGTCGCAGGTCGTTCCATTCGCCCGTGAGAACGAGATTCCGATCGCCTTCTATTCGAAGGAGGATCCTCCGAACTACGAACAGTTCGCTCCCCTTGCGAAGTTCGCCGACCACGTGTTCACCAGCGCTGTCGAATGCGTGCCCCGATACCGCGAGTACCTCCACCACCAAGTGCCGGTGACTGTGCTGCCTTTCGCAGTTAACTTCGTCCATCACCATCCCCTCGGTAGCATGCGCCACTCCGGCCGCGAGTTCGTCTTCGCCGGATCCTGGTTCGAGCACAAGTACCCGGAGCGGAAGTCGTCTGCCCAAAGGATCTTCGACGGTCTGCTATCGGCCGGAGCTGATCTCACGATCGTCGACCGCAACCTCGAACTAGACACGGAGAAGTTCGCGAAGGCTGAACGCTATCTCTTCCCTGAGCGGTACCTGCCGCATCTGCACAGGCCGATCGATCACGAGACCCTGCTCGACCTGCAGCGTCTCCTTCCTGTGGGCATCAACCTCAACTCGGTCGTGAACTCCCAATCGATGTATGCCAACCGGATCATCGAGCTGCAGGCCATGGGCACGTTCATCGTCTCGAACTACAACGCGGGAGTGAACTCCCTCTATCCGCAGGTGTGTATGCCCGACTCCTCTCTCGACATGAAGCAGACGTACCGTGCTCTGACACAGAGAAGCATCCGGCAGGCACAGGTGGCGGGAATCCGCGCCGCTTTCACCGCCAACACCGCATTCGACCGCATCGACACGATCGCCGAGGAGATGGGGCTGGATTCCGGTTCACCCGATCACACGGTCTACATCACCGGACTGGCCGAATCCGACTTCGAAGACTTCCGCCGGATACAGTCTTATGCGGGTCCGATGGCGGCTCTTCCAAACGGCTCAGACCGTGTCGCCGGAGCCGACGGCGACGTCGTCATCAACCTGACCGGGCATTCCGATTTCGGTCATCACCTCGTTCAGGACGCGGTTAACGCCTTCCGCTTCACCGACGTCGATGAGGTTCGGATCCTGCCCATCGATACCGCTGAGCCTCTCTACGAATTCGTCGGTCCGGTCGACTCCGACCAACAGATCACTGCTACGTGGTGCCCCGTCGGCAGCCACCTCGGTGACGGTGTCGGGCCCGAGCGGACAACGCTGGCGATCGCCTCGGATCTCGTCCTCGAGCGAGCCGAGACGATCGACGTCACGGTCGAGCCCGAGATCAGCGTCATCGTGCCCGTGTACAACAACGGCCCTCACCTGAAGTTCAAGTGCTTCGAGTCCCTGCGCCGGTCCTCGATCTTCGACCGCTGCGAAATCCTCCTCGTCGACGACGGATCCACGGACATCGAAACACCTGCGATCCTCGACGAACTCGACCGTGCCTACCCGAACGTTCGAGTCCACCGGTTCCCGGCCGGTGGTTCAGGAAGCGCCTCACGTCCACGCAACAAGGGGCTCGAACTCACCCGCGCCCCGTACGTGACCTACCTTGATCCGGACAACGAGCAGACGAACGACGGTTTTGCGCTGCTGCTCGAGATGGTCGAAGAGCACGGATACGACTTCGCCATCGGCAATATGATGCGGTTCAAGCACAACCGGATCATGATCAAGAACGCGGGCATCCTGCGACCGGTCGTCGGCGACGACGGCGTGCTCGAAGACAATGCGCTCTCGCGTGTGAACTTCCAACCGATGAGCATCCAGGCACTCGTGGCTGACACGCAGTGGTTGAAGGGGCTCGGCATCTACCAGCCGATCGGCGCTGTCGGACAGGACTCGTACTTCTTCCAGCAGATGCTCTTCCACGCCAATCGGATCGGGCTGACGCCCACACCGATCCACACCTATTACGCGGCGGTGACGAACTCGACGGTCAACGCAATCAATCCCCATTTCTACGAGAAGTACCTCCCTTTGGAGGAGGACCGGTCTGCGTGGCTGCGCGAGGTCGGGCTGCTCGAGGACTACAACGCGAAGCGGCTCGAACAGTTCGTCAAGGGATGGTTCGTCCAAAAGCTCGCCTTCGCCGCCGAGGAGGACAAGGACGAGTGCATGAACCTCATCCGTCGTCTCACTCACTTCTACGGCAAGACAACGTGGAAGGACTCAGAACTCGCCGAGCTCCACTCTGTGCCGCATGTCTGA
- a CDS encoding glycosyltransferase family protein, whose product MSPTPLRTLRTAVWHLRNGGISQVAKWRRRRSLVQGAAEASAEVATGSLSAEVLAELFPPLPMQHRTPVFDQLSVGVILDEFSTESFGYEWSLRPLSPTQWSTELDGLDFVFVESAWSGNDGQWKFKLTSPSGPSPEITELLGECRRRGIPTVFWNKEDPPHFEDFLPLAQMFDVVFTSDVRLIPEYRSRLGHDRVAALPFAAQPAVHNPSRPARNAAARDIAFAGMYFAHKYPERREQMDLLLGAADAVSPRMQYGLEIFSRFLGNDERYQFPGSLAGRVVGSLPYRNLLTAYKHFKVFLNVNSVTDSPSMCARRIFEISAAGTPVVTTPSAATREFFPTTEVPQPETQEEAEWTLRAYVRSPELRDRTVHLAQRRIWAEHTYTQRAMTVMESLGLDYAQPFPTSVSAVVSTNRPDHLGEVLRTHAAQLHTDRELVLVTHGFTAPADLRARAAEAGIEHLQIVEVDSAQPLGVCLNRGVQAASGAVIAKMDDDDVYGAHYLGDQLAALRYSNADLVGKQAHYLHIRGRDIVICRFPEREHRFTDLVMGPTLMTHRTTLLDNPFAERTLGEDTELQQRLIASGAQIYSADRFNFVQVRGYHAHTWSVDDSHLLANGDVHAFGYAPDHYCF is encoded by the coding sequence GTGTCACCGACACCACTTCGCACACTGAGGACCGCTGTGTGGCATCTGCGCAACGGCGGAATCAGCCAAGTCGCGAAGTGGCGGCGTCGCCGCTCGTTGGTCCAGGGTGCCGCAGAAGCCTCCGCTGAGGTCGCCACGGGGAGTCTGTCGGCGGAGGTCCTCGCAGAACTGTTTCCTCCCCTGCCGATGCAGCATCGCACTCCGGTCTTCGATCAGCTGTCTGTGGGGGTCATCCTCGACGAATTCTCGACCGAGAGCTTCGGCTATGAATGGTCGCTCCGACCGCTGTCACCGACACAGTGGTCGACCGAGCTCGACGGTCTCGACTTCGTCTTCGTCGAGTCTGCCTGGAGCGGCAACGACGGTCAGTGGAAATTCAAGCTCACGAGCCCATCGGGTCCGAGCCCCGAGATCACCGAACTGCTCGGCGAGTGCCGTCGCCGAGGCATTCCAACCGTCTTCTGGAACAAGGAGGATCCCCCGCACTTCGAGGACTTTCTGCCCCTGGCACAGATGTTCGACGTCGTCTTCACCAGCGATGTCAGGCTGATCCCCGAATATCGCTCCAGACTCGGTCACGACAGAGTCGCCGCCTTGCCGTTCGCTGCACAGCCGGCGGTCCACAATCCCTCACGTCCTGCACGGAATGCCGCCGCCAGAGACATCGCCTTCGCCGGCATGTACTTCGCCCACAAATATCCGGAGCGCAGAGAGCAGATGGACCTGCTGCTCGGTGCCGCTGACGCCGTATCGCCGAGGATGCAGTACGGTCTGGAGATCTTCTCCCGGTTCCTCGGCAACGATGAGCGCTATCAGTTCCCCGGCAGCTTGGCCGGGCGTGTGGTCGGCTCGCTTCCGTACCGCAATCTGCTCACCGCCTACAAACATTTCAAGGTCTTCCTCAACGTCAACTCCGTCACCGACTCCCCGAGCATGTGCGCACGCAGGATCTTCGAGATCAGTGCCGCCGGCACCCCCGTCGTCACCACACCGAGTGCTGCGACCCGAGAGTTCTTCCCCACCACCGAGGTCCCCCAGCCTGAGACGCAGGAGGAAGCAGAGTGGACTCTGCGCGCCTATGTGCGCAGCCCCGAACTGAGAGACCGCACCGTCCACCTTGCCCAACGACGCATCTGGGCCGAGCACACCTACACGCAGCGAGCGATGACAGTGATGGAATCGCTCGGCTTGGACTATGCGCAGCCATTCCCCACGTCCGTCTCGGCTGTGGTGTCGACGAATCGACCCGACCACCTCGGCGAGGTTCTGCGCACCCATGCCGCGCAGCTGCACACGGATAGGGAACTCGTGCTGGTGACCCACGGATTCACGGCACCTGCCGATCTGCGTGCCCGCGCCGCAGAAGCAGGGATCGAGCATCTGCAGATCGTCGAGGTCGATTCTGCGCAGCCGTTGGGAGTCTGCCTCAATCGCGGAGTTCAGGCGGCCTCCGGGGCCGTCATCGCGAAGATGGACGACGACGATGTCTACGGAGCGCACTACCTGGGCGACCAGCTCGCGGCACTGCGCTATTCGAATGCCGATCTCGTCGGCAAGCAAGCGCATTACCTGCACATTCGGGGCCGTGACATCGTCATCTGCCGATTCCCCGAACGCGAGCACCGGTTCACCGACCTCGTCATGGGACCGACTCTGATGACGCATCGGACAACGCTTCTGGACAATCCGTTCGCGGAGCGCACTCTCGGTGAGGACACGGAGCTCCAACAGAGACTCATCGCTTCCGGAGCCCAGATCTACTCGGCTGACAGGTTCAACTTCGTCCAGGTCCGCGGATACCATGCACACACGTGGAGCGTCGACGACAGCCACCTATTGGCCAACGGGGACGTCCACGCATTCGGATACGCTCCGGACCACTACTGCTTCTGA
- a CDS encoding glycosyltransferase family 4 protein, producing MDTDVTRTPADMRRSLGLPGDGIWVGTAASIVGYEGLDDLVDAVILARSQGTDLRLLIAGDGVALPELRERAAVLGENAVFTGRVSQSQAIEYQLALDAIVVPRKDEPVCRLVTPIKPIEAMGLARPVVISDLPALRELVRTVQVCRHRRRIR from the coding sequence GTGGACACCGATGTCACCCGCACTCCGGCCGATATGAGAAGAAGCCTCGGCCTGCCCGGCGACGGAATCTGGGTCGGCACGGCGGCGTCGATCGTCGGTTATGAGGGCCTCGACGACCTCGTCGACGCCGTCATCCTCGCCCGCAGCCAAGGGACGGACCTGCGGCTGCTGATCGCCGGTGACGGTGTTGCCCTGCCGGAACTGCGCGAACGCGCCGCGGTCCTGGGAGAGAACGCAGTGTTCACAGGCCGAGTCTCCCAATCCCAAGCCATTGAGTACCAACTCGCGCTCGATGCCATCGTCGTGCCGCGGAAGGACGAACCGGTCTGTCGTTTGGTCACTCCGATCAAACCGATCGAAGCGATGGGCCTTGCCCGACCCGTGGTGATCTCCGATCTGCCGGCACTGCGCGAATTGGTGCGGACAGTGCAGGTGTGTCGACACCGCCGGAGAATCCGCTGA
- a CDS encoding glycosyltransferase, with protein MPHTRSGYAYRSHLILTTLKDAGYQVAAVTRPSYPVTIGRLSQDAVESVDGIDYLRDVPLRPAATPTSRLADQAAWIADQALERHVDLLHTTTHYVNGLATGAAARAVGLPWVYEVRGVLEETWAAAGSTPADRIARRESQRFAMMRSKEIEVAAAADAVITLGETMREHLIAGEFRQMPSHSSRTRSPKQSWTPMSPALRPI; from the coding sequence TTGCCTCATACCCGATCGGGCTACGCCTACCGCAGCCACCTTATCCTCACTACTCTCAAAGATGCCGGGTACCAGGTTGCAGCCGTTACTCGTCCCTCCTATCCGGTGACGATCGGACGGCTGAGCCAAGACGCTGTCGAATCCGTCGACGGAATCGACTACCTGCGTGACGTGCCACTCCGGCCTGCGGCCACACCTACTTCGCGTCTCGCGGACCAGGCGGCATGGATCGCGGACCAAGCTCTCGAACGTCACGTCGACCTCCTTCACACCACCACGCACTATGTCAACGGTCTGGCCACCGGGGCGGCCGCCAGAGCCGTTGGACTGCCGTGGGTCTATGAGGTCCGCGGAGTTCTCGAGGAGACTTGGGCCGCTGCAGGCAGCACTCCCGCAGATCGGATCGCGCGTCGGGAGAGCCAGCGGTTCGCCATGATGCGGTCGAAGGAGATCGAAGTCGCAGCAGCGGCTGACGCGGTCATCACCTTGGGTGAGACGATGCGTGAGCACCTGATTGCCGGGGAGTTCCGGCAGATGCCATCACACTCATCCCGAACTCGGTCTCCGAAGCAGTCGTGGACACCGATGTCACCCGCACTCCGGCCGATATGA
- a CDS encoding MraY family glycosyltransferase: MALQSLVILVVAAVITALSALIAFPLLRRAGVVDVPSHRSSHTLSTVRGGGIAIGCGITVATVLAIVWSVSEDGVFGLGGVLLPIGFLVLTWCYSAIGMSDDLDSLRPAGRLIGQVILALLFSAIIAMFSTQGIAHVIAFAFIGVTTVNAVNFVDGLNGYVTGWTIVTAGWFAFVGSWVGEYDIALLALALTGAAVGFLPFNLGRAKAFLGDTGSYGIGAAVFALAIWLFVQGVPIVVIIAPMIFVFFDVGLTLVLRLFRGENILLPHREHIYQRIQQAGWPHGSVSLFHAALSVLACIMAVPTLISGNTATTYRLMCSGSDCSPSTRCCLRG; the protein is encoded by the coding sequence ATGGCTCTGCAGTCGCTGGTGATCCTCGTTGTCGCTGCTGTCATCACGGCTCTCAGCGCCCTCATCGCCTTTCCGCTGCTGCGTCGAGCGGGGGTCGTCGATGTTCCCTCTCATCGCTCCTCGCATACTCTGTCGACCGTACGCGGCGGGGGAATCGCCATCGGCTGCGGCATCACCGTGGCCACAGTTCTCGCCATCGTGTGGAGCGTCAGCGAAGACGGGGTCTTCGGCCTCGGCGGCGTCCTCCTGCCGATCGGTTTCCTGGTGCTGACCTGGTGCTATTCGGCCATCGGGATGAGCGACGACCTCGACTCCCTGCGCCCCGCCGGGCGCCTGATCGGACAGGTCATCCTGGCTCTGCTGTTCAGCGCGATCATCGCAATGTTCTCAACCCAGGGAATCGCCCACGTCATCGCATTCGCTTTTATCGGAGTGACCACTGTCAACGCAGTGAACTTCGTCGACGGACTCAACGGCTATGTCACCGGGTGGACCATAGTCACCGCCGGATGGTTCGCCTTCGTTGGTTCCTGGGTGGGCGAGTACGACATCGCACTGCTTGCTCTGGCATTGACCGGTGCCGCTGTCGGGTTCCTGCCATTCAACCTCGGGCGGGCCAAAGCTTTCCTCGGAGACACCGGCAGCTACGGAATCGGCGCGGCCGTCTTCGCCCTCGCGATCTGGCTGTTCGTCCAAGGCGTCCCGATCGTCGTCATCATCGCACCGATGATCTTCGTCTTCTTCGACGTCGGACTCACTCTGGTACTGCGACTCTTTCGGGGAGAGAATATCCTCTTGCCCCATCGCGAACACATCTACCAGCGGATCCAGCAAGCTGGGTGGCCACACGGATCCGTTTCGCTCTTCCACGCCGCATTGAGTGTCCTCGCCTGCATTATGGCAGTTCCGACCCTCATCAGCGGAAATACGGCGACGACGTACCGGCTCATGTGTTCTGGGTCGGATTGCTCGCCCTCTACGCGCTGCTGCCTACGTGGTTGA
- a CDS encoding nucleoside-diphosphate sugar epimerase/dehydratase, producing MALSLIDGLVFAFLVVAMTLVRYDFHTYLVNGPGMLVCSAIALVVFFIGGPLAIYRGRYRRGSTDQFAAIVGTVALGVGIMWVVEFAFASRLLIPTSVPITAGALMVVIKSLENWIRRNLRQRSLTMSGASRPTIVVGAGNQGMLALDMIAQDSHNEFVAVGILDDDPAKRHLRYNGIRVLGPIADISAHVDRTGAGAVIIAISDLPPEDLSRIASNLESRPVEIKIMPKLSDSALARPEPDAHDVAGLRHRSFRDVSLEDLIGRKPISTNIDDIASAITGKVVLVTGAGGSIGSQLCRQVARFDPARLIMTDRDESGLHATELGLEGSALLTSDDLVLGDLRDPAFIDTLVAEAKPDIIFHAAALKHLTFLERFPEQAVRTNVGASLDLLNAAVAHDVDAFVHISTDKAAGATSVLGRTKFSIERAIASVAAVTGRRYMSVRFGNVLGSRGSVLETFVAQVAAGDPVTVTDPEVTRYFMTADEACELVLQAAAIGGPGETLVLDMGEPIRIADLAKRVIALSGRSDAQIVYTGLRPGEKLTEALLSPGEANSRPNHPLITQVPITPIDLEKLGALIAESRDPLVFTHRSALEAHLTRLLDSEATPVTDDATDAIGPVSTASGIAEPDVEPHDTGVGR from the coding sequence ATGGCTTTGTCACTCATCGATGGTCTCGTCTTCGCGTTCCTCGTCGTAGCGATGACGCTCGTGAGATATGACTTCCACACCTATCTCGTCAACGGCCCGGGAATGCTCGTCTGTTCGGCGATCGCCCTGGTCGTCTTTTTCATCGGCGGGCCATTGGCGATCTACCGCGGTCGCTACCGACGTGGCTCGACTGATCAGTTCGCGGCAATCGTGGGAACGGTTGCTTTGGGCGTCGGGATCATGTGGGTGGTCGAATTCGCCTTCGCCAGCCGACTGCTCATCCCGACCAGCGTCCCGATCACAGCGGGAGCGCTGATGGTCGTGATCAAGAGCCTCGAGAACTGGATTCGTCGCAACTTGAGGCAGCGCAGCCTCACCATGTCCGGTGCGTCGCGACCCACGATCGTCGTCGGCGCAGGAAACCAGGGCATGCTCGCCCTCGATATGATCGCTCAGGACTCGCACAACGAGTTCGTCGCTGTCGGCATCCTCGACGACGACCCGGCCAAGCGGCATCTGCGCTACAACGGAATTCGGGTGCTCGGACCGATCGCCGACATCTCCGCCCATGTCGATCGCACCGGCGCTGGGGCAGTCATCATTGCGATCTCCGACCTGCCTCCGGAAGATCTCTCCCGCATCGCGTCGAATCTCGAGTCCCGGCCTGTCGAGATCAAGATCATGCCGAAGCTCTCGGACTCCGCGTTGGCGCGTCCCGAGCCGGACGCTCATGACGTCGCCGGCCTGCGTCACCGAAGCTTCCGCGATGTCAGCCTCGAAGACCTCATCGGACGCAAACCGATCTCGACGAATATCGACGACATCGCCTCGGCGATCACCGGCAAGGTCGTCCTCGTCACCGGAGCCGGCGGCTCCATCGGATCACAGCTGTGCCGTCAGGTCGCCCGGTTCGACCCGGCCCGGCTCATCATGACCGACCGGGACGAATCCGGCCTGCATGCCACCGAGCTCGGTCTTGAGGGTTCAGCCCTTCTGACCAGTGATGACCTCGTCCTCGGAGACCTGCGTGACCCGGCATTCATCGATACCCTCGTCGCCGAGGCGAAGCCGGACATCATCTTCCACGCCGCAGCGCTCAAGCACCTGACTTTCCTCGAACGCTTCCCTGAGCAGGCGGTGCGCACGAACGTCGGAGCCAGTCTCGATCTGCTCAACGCGGCAGTGGCCCACGACGTCGATGCCTTCGTCCACATCTCCACCGATAAGGCCGCCGGCGCGACCTCGGTTCTGGGGCGGACGAAGTTCTCCATCGAGCGGGCGATCGCCTCGGTGGCCGCGGTAACCGGACGACGGTATATGTCGGTGCGTTTCGGCAATGTGCTCGGCTCCCGGGGGTCCGTGCTCGAAACCTTTGTGGCTCAGGTCGCCGCCGGCGATCCCGTCACAGTCACCGACCCCGAAGTCACTCGCTACTTCATGACCGCTGATGAGGCCTGTGAGCTCGTTCTGCAGGCCGCAGCGATCGGTGGCCCCGGAGAGACCTTGGTCCTCGACATGGGCGAACCGATCCGCATCGCTGACCTCGCCAAACGAGTGATCGCGCTGTCGGGCCGCAGCGATGCGCAGATCGTCTATACGGGGCTGCGGCCGGGGGAGAAGCTCACTGAAGCACTTCTGTCACCGGGAGAGGCCAACAGTCGCCCCAACCATCCGCTGATCACGCAGGTGCCGATCACTCCGATCGATCTGGAGAAGCTCGGTGCCTTGATCGCCGAATCTCGAGACCCGCTGGTCTTCACCCACCGTTCGGCCCTGGAGGCCCACCTGACGAGGCTCCTCGATTCCGAAGCGACACCGGTCACCGATGACGCCACGGATGCCATCGGCCCGGTCTCGACCGCCTCAGGAATCGCCGAACCGGACGTGGAACCACATGACACCGGAGTCGGCCGCTGA